Part of the Panicum virgatum strain AP13 chromosome 4N, P.virgatum_v5, whole genome shotgun sequence genome is shown below.
AGGGGCATGGAGGAGCACCatggcaggccggcggcggaggggagcggagcggagcggcggcggagggaccgGCGCGGCGACGAAGGGATTGGCGCGGTGGCTTCGGGGCGCGGAGGAGCAGGAGGGGAGCGAGGCGTGCAGGAGCAGGAGGGGAGCAGATGCGACGGCAGGAGTGGCGCGGGGGAGCAGAGcgacgggagcagtgccggggAGCAGAGCAGCAGCGAAGGGAGCAGTGCGAGGCTGAGGGGCGCAGCGGAGGGAGCGACgcgggggaggaggggccgcggccggcaaggaaggaggaggagttgGTGCGGCCGCGGCCAGCGAGGAAGGAGGTGGCTTcggtgcggcggtggagggagggACGGCGCGACTGAGCGAGGGTGGGGAGtcgcggggaagaagaagggtgcGCGAATGCAAGCGAATACGGAGCTGCTGGGGTCGGAATTGCGCGAGGGGGTGGAACTGCACGCCGAATACCTCTCGGCATTGGAGGATGTTTCCAATACCAATACCGAGAACAACCAAACAGCTGATATCAAGTTCATACAATACCAATTCTAAATTCCAGCCTTCAATACCTACATCCAAACGCTACCTAAGGGATATTATATGGATTGTCATTTCATTCATTTGAAAGTTAATCTACATAAAAGATATTTTTAGCTTTTCAAAACAAAACTAAAAAAACCCAAGCAACCCTAAAACATGTACACTGGTTTTTTTTATCTTAGGGTCGGTTTGTTTGGCTTTCTTCTTTTCACAAGTGGGCTTCCACGGGTTGCTAGTAAATTTAACTGCAGATTTGTTTTACAATTAGTAAAATATATAATGCATGTAATGCTCTTCAAAACAACATCAAAATGAACTATTGCGGTGCCCATGGGTTTCATAGTACAAATTGCTATTTTTTATCCTTGAAGTTTCCACCAAGACTCAATTTTGACTCTAAACTATCAAAATGACCTTTACAATCCAAAACTTCTTCCCCAGGCTTAATTTCATTTCTTGTTCTATCTTGCCATGTTGCCATGCCTCATTCACATCCAGTCAACTAAGGTGAGTTACCAGGTTTGAACTGACCGTGCTAGACCCTCATTCCCTTGCCTTGATGACTGGATGCCGATGAAGCCCAGTAGAGTGGCAGTACATAGAACGGGGGATAAAATTGACCTCGGGAAGAAGCTTGAGGACGGAATGGTCATTTTTAGTTATTGAATCTTCATCGAATGCTCAAGCGGACAAATGGCTCTTCGTTTCAGTTATTTTTCCAGTTCTAACCCTGTCACCGTTCCGTTCCAGCGGTCGTCGGCGCAGTAATGTATTGTTACTCTGCAGTCTTCACTTTGCCATGCCAATGAGGCCATGAGTTTCAGGTGACAACCGTTACCTGTAGCATAAGCACCTCGCAATGCATTTAAGCATGGCAGCGCCGAGTAAATGGCTCCTGGAAAGATCACCATTGCTTTGGGTGGTGCTTGTAGGAGGACACAAAGACACATCGACGGAGCCCTAGGCAATCTGACGACTGCAATTCAGAGCAGCGAGCTCCGTTCCTGATTCTTGAGATTGTCGTGGGAACCTTTCCACTGCCCGGCCCTGCAATGGTTTTGCCCCTGCTCCGTTCGAAAACTTGTTCGCTTCTGCTTATGGATTTGCTCATATTACTAAGCAAAAGCCGGTGGTGGGATTGCTCAAAGTTAACATCTAAGAGAAGGAGATGGAACAACACAGGAAAGTAAACCGTTCAAACAGCATAGGGGCAGAGGGTTCTGCCAACCAAACTCtgagatttcttttttttttcacagaGAGAAACACGCTAGAAATGTTTAATCGATCATGCATCATCAAGGGACAACGGTACTAGGATTTGGAGCATCTCATTCGATCCACAGCACAGCACGGGTAAAAACATGATTTCAACCTCGGGGTATTTAACTTTTTATCATTATAACGGATGATATCTTCTAGGATAGCACTCTTATTTTTAGCGCTACGAAATCaacatagaaaagaaaaaaacattacATTTTTACCAATCTCGCTCACGTGGCTGCCAGCGCgtcgctcgagctcggctccaAATCAGCAGAAGCCCCCGCGCCCGTCCCGAACCCAATTTGCCCAGCCCGCACGTCCAGACCCAACCCACTCCACTCTTTCCCCACTCCCCTGCTCTGCAACCTCCACCcgtagcgccgccgctgccagtgCAACGTCATCCTCGCCGGCTCCACATCGTGGGCGATCAGCCCCAGGCTCTTGCACACCATCTCaatcgccgtcgacccgccggTCTTGAAGCCGATCTTTGGCCCTCCACCTTGGCTTGCagacctgcagcgccgccgccgccgccagttcCCTATGCCGACGAAGTCGAGGCGGTAGCGCTCGAGCAGGGGGTGCGAGATGGCCGCCTCTCCGGCGCACTCGCAACCCAGCAGCGCGACGTCGGTGAGGTTGGGGCAGGCGGCGATGGCGCCGTTGACCGCGGCCTTGGGGAGCGCCTTGCTGAGACTGACGACGAGGCGGCCTTCGGCGTCCTCAAGGTGCACAACGGCGGCGTGCGCACCGATGTTGGCGTCTTCTTGCTGGCCCCACCGCCGGGGCAGGGTCGTGCCGTCTACGCGCACGCGCTACCCAACGCGGTGGCGCGGCTGCTCGCTGCCCGTGCGGCTCGCCGGGGCACTTGGCGACCGCCTGCCGCTGGACGCCCCCGCGCTCATGGTGTCCCCGCAGGCCGACCCCACCGCCTGCGTCTTCTGGCTCTCTTTCCTCCCAATAATAAACAACCGTTACCGGGAAGCAAGCTGCACAAGATCAGCTCCTGCCATCCCAGAGGCCCAAGGAATTGAGCCGGAGAAGCAGGTTGTCAAGTGTCAAGCGATCTAGGGGAAGAAGAATTGGTGGTGGTTAGGGAACTGCGCCGCCGGAGGCGGTAGAGAATCCTGATGATGCTCATGGTGTCCCCGCAGGCCgaccccgccgccaccatgcGCCCCGGCCTGGTGCGGAGGCGCGATGACAGGTACGGCTTCTCCACGGAGGAGCTCCGCGCGGGCCGGGCCGACGTCGAGGCGCCCGCCGAGGAGCACCCGGGCCAGGCCGATTACTGGCTCCGCCACCTCAAGGGGTTCGCCGTCGACGTGGTGCCGCACGAGCGCCGTGGCACTCGTTTGCGGTGGCGCGGCTGCTTGTTGATGATTGCCTCGTGTGTGCCGAGTGTGCCTGACACTCAGTAAAGACGCTGAATCCGGTAGTGATCCCATCCATCGATAAGGCACCGCCGGCCAGGAGAgcgaccgcggcggcggtgcaggagAGCCGGGGGAGTGCgtcgccggagcagaggagAGGGAAAGAAGAGAGTGGGCTGGGCCGGATTTGGGCGCGCGGGCTGGAGATTTAGGGTAGGGGAAGCCACTGATGACATAAATCCCCGCTGGAGCTAGGGACAAAGTGGCGTCCACGCAAGCAAAAGTGGTAAAACTGTATCGTTTTTTCTCTCTTCTATTTTTCCGTATTGCCAAATCTAAAAGTATTATATGAGAAGGTACCATCTGTTACGTAAAAAGTTAAATACTCTTTCAACCTCTCTTGCAAAGATCCTAAACAATAAGCGTAAAATGAACGAAGCTGGTAGTTTTCTAATTTCTAGGATCCTCTGCAAAATTCAAATTACAAGCTAGTAAACGGTAGTGACGAAGAATCATCAGGCATTCAGGCTAGCTTGAGGCTGCCCTGCCCCGTCTGtgccggccggcgcggcagagggttgcaggcttgcagcttgTCGGCGTGGCGCCGCACGTGGTCCCTGAGCCGCTGGAGCGCCCTAGCGAACTCCGGCAGCTCCGCCTCCCCGAGCGCCTCCACATCGGCCTCCCACCAGAACCGCTCGCTGCCCGCCGGGACGGCAGTGAGCACCTTGGCCCCGATGGCGCTCATACGCGCCACCCCCGCGGCCACGCGCGCCTTGgtctcctccgcccgccgcacCGTCGCCTCCACGTCATCCAGCGCCGGGAGGTACGCGTCGCCGGGGAGCGGGGCGAAGCGGCGGACGACGTGGTCGACGGAGGGCGCGCCCATAGCGAAAGCGAACacgttcccgccgccgccggccatgcccGCCTCGTTGCCTGTTAGCAACCGGGAACACGAGATCGATTAACAGATTAGAGAAAGTACAAGCACAGTAGAGTCTGATACAAACTGAAGGGAATAGAGTTTGGGAAGGCAACAAGTAGGggaaaatgggaggagatcagcAAGTTCTAGGTACTGGAAGCAATCAGAGATACACCGGAGTCTTGAGGAGGGAGAGAGTAACCAGAGGTTGAGGAAGGAGATGATATATGTGTCTGAATATTTCTTTCTAGCTTCCATTACTTCTGCTGCTAGTTGATATAGTCATTTCTTTCATGGGCCAGCTTGAGTTGAGCCCATATTGAGAAAGCCCATAGTATAGCACAAGTAGATACCTGACATTCCCCCCTTCTTAGAATTCGGCTTGCCCCCAAGCCGATGGAAAAGTAACAACCTGGATCCCATATAGTTTGCAACTTGAACAAGTGTCGAATAACTTATTCAGGAATAACCCTACAATCACCAGTAGCATAGTGCACTAGAGAGATATTATGTATCGGAGAGCTCCAGCAATTGATCTCTCCCTCTAATTGACAAAGAAAGCAGCCAATAGAGAAAAATTCCTTGCAACAGTAGTCAATGTTGCATCCAGTAAACTTGAAGCAATCAACGTCTTGCCATTTTTTCCGATATAATTGCAGCAACTTGAATAAGTGTAGCAGGAGCTGATCAATAATGTTAtgcttgtcggtaccctgtagcagggatacccactcttactgcagcaaggcaggacctgcgtagttatccgtaactgcatgGAAATGAcagagtagccaggccccacgggccaggctcttccctcaccaggccaacggccccggacccgttccccgcctgggaatgggtccggagacgccacgtgcctcTAAGCAAGGGAGGATCAGAGCCGACAGCCTAGACCTCGgaccccataggggtccgggacttcctgCACCCGAACGGACCCCCCTTTACCGcgcaggggtccggagccgccacgtagCCCGGAGGAACGGGCATGCGCTCGAAGACCCGCACGCCTACCACATTTAATGCAGATGGACAAGGCGAGCTCTGCCGCCGCTGCACgcgagacagcctttgtcaggcctcgctgtacaccgcgtattaccaaggagcacagtgcagccgcctgtgctgCGGCCGCGCAGAGCTCGCTTGCAgtattaattggatacgacagcacgacactttttcatcatgccacctacgccgcaagctacaccgcccgcttaagcaaCGTGGCCGGCGATGCCACTAGCTACGTCAGGCtccgtcccgacaagacagcgccaggacatgatggacgaagggctccgggagcaggcaagggaatccagagagggatctcctttgcctgcgacgccataatatatgaacagtacgttattttatactacatcgttggacccacctgtcggggacccaacagctgtgtacgcgcccccttgagatataaaagggaggcgctcgccgtGCACAGGGACATccagacagactcaagctctcgcaaccctctcactctcgtgggaaggcagtacaacacacagtggacgtagggtattacgcttcggcggcccgaaccactctaaatccagctgtgttcatcgtgttcttgagtgagatcgagctaggactagctaacccccgagtacacaccctctgggcttaggcgggtgccttccgccacccggctgtggtttgcagcaccacgacatttggcgcgccaggtaggggaatttagctggtcgcagttcatctcttcttcgtccccatggttcgcgtggacgacgtggagatgacggagggtgtggcgtcctccacgccacatgcctctcgcgttcctgctccaggggcaactgtgcctgtggagcaaccaccattggcggcggcgcgcgccgctcgccgacaagagtcagggcgcccatcaaggaccccctcacaggctgcgagcggcggagcactggcagcggctagggagttgcttcgcaaccccccggctgaggcagcctcgctagacgccctgaagcagtggcgggacgacgttgaccgtctcctccacctggctcaggcctctcccagttctgcaaggactgggcaacgacctccgcccggcaacgTGGTGGTACCGTACCACCAGTGTCAGGGCGGTgtgtcggcgtccgtgcgctcccctaccgtgaggggtgcacgaacagaagacttgcgggcaGAGCTCAACTGCCGGCGCGTGGGAGAagatgcccgcatctccgtcgagagggcgcgagagcgccgtctcaacattgagggtcgCAACCTCAATGCTGATCTGGACGCGGTGGTACtcaggcctccggtgaacgcccggatacagtcaGGCGCAccagtggctggggtgggctgtgctgcacttgcggagcacctttgcgccgtggcgtggccacccaagttccgcccccacctgccggaaaagtacgacggtactactaacccgtcggaattcttgcaggtgtacgttaccgccattacagcggctggtggtaacggcgccgtcatggcaagctactttcatgtagccttgtctgggccagcccggacctggctcatgaacctcacacctgggacgatccagtcctgggaagagctctgtgcgaggttcacagcgaacttcgccagtgcataccagcagcatggtgtggaggcacaccttcacgccgtgaggcaaaaacccggggaaacgctctgggccttcatctcgcgcttcaccatggtacggggtaccattcctcgtatctcagatgcatctattatcactgctttccgccagggggtacgtgatgaaaagatgctcgagaagctggcgacgcacgaggtggaaagcgtcactacgcttttctccctggcagacaagtgtgccagggccgcccaagacggagacaccaatgctggtggctccagtgctaccgatcagggcggtggcaagaagaagaagaacaagaaccggggtcgcggggagccgcattctggcggaccagtcgttgcagcagcagcgccagcggcggcgccggcagcggctgggggccagaatgcacatggtaaacgccctcgcccgcaaggtggaagcggaggttcatgcccagtgcatcccaccgctcgccacagcgccactgactgccgcgagatccaaaagctcgcgaagcgggtcagcgggcggcgtgagcagtcctccaaggacggttcaccccctcctcgccagcgggccggcaaggagaaggcctccgacagcggggccgcggccggggagaaggagctggggtaccagtcccccgctcgagagctgaagggcgtctatcacgacgacgactccgattccgacaacggcgaccgccgcaagaagctgtacgtaatgtatggcggaagctgggagcttgtctcccggcgggacgtgaagacccttcgccgggaggtcctttcggtgaagccgggggtcccgaaggcggcgccgcaccagaggtggatgaacaccaccatctctttcgggccatccgactgcccggagaatatggccggagctggtgtgctacctttagtcaccgctcctgtcatatccaacgtgaggctctatcacgtgctgattgacggtggggctggcctcaacgtcatcagctatgcagcgttcaagcagctgcagatcccggagtccaagcagactccctctcgcccattctccggagtgggcccacacccggtgttccctctggggagcatcacattgccggtcacgttcgggaccgaggagaacttccgcacagagagcgttctgttcgatgttgcggaggtgaaccttccgttcaacgccatcattggccgaccggcactctaccgcttcatggccattgctcattacgggtatttggtcttgaagatgccttcccctgccggagtcctcaccgtgcagggcgaccgcaccgctgccgtcactgcagttgagagactgcatgctctggcggcagaggctgcacgttctgaggaggatccgtccacctcgcaacccaaggcgcctgcaaaggctcccaaggtccaaccgtccgatccggaccatgttcccgtgaagacggtgcagattggagcagactccaccaggaccacccgcattg
Proteins encoded:
- the LOC120670070 gene encoding uncharacterized protein LOC120670070 isoform X2; the protein is MAGGGGNVFAFAMGAPSVDHVVRRFAPLPGDAYLPALDDVEATVRRAEETKARVAAGVARMSAIGAKVLTAVPAGSERFWWEADVEALGEAELPEFARALQRLRDHVRRHADKLQACNPLPRRPAQTGQGSLKLA
- the LOC120670070 gene encoding uncharacterized protein LOC120670070 isoform X1, whose amino-acid sequence is MSGNEAGMAGGGGNVFAFAMGAPSVDHVVRRFAPLPGDAYLPALDDVEATVRRAEETKARVAAGVARMSAIGAKVLTAVPAGSERFWWEADVEALGEAELPEFARALQRLRDHVRRHADKLQACNPLPRRPAQTGQGSLKLA